A window of Rosa rugosa chromosome 7, drRosRugo1.1, whole genome shotgun sequence genomic DNA:
ACTCTTCAAGCTTTGCAGACATTGCTAATAGCTGGTTCTTGGCTTCTTCAGCCTCCTTCTGGCATCGTCTCTTCGCTGACTCAGATGAGTTTAACTGGTCCTTTGCCCTCTTCAGATCCTCTTGCAATTGAGAAAGTTGTGATTCCAATTCTGACACTCTTTTTGGCAGCTTCCTCTGTAGCTCACATAATGGAAAGGGAAATCAAATGAGCAAGTAACCTCTAAAACAACTGAGCATAAAAGAAACCAAGAATGTCTGTATTAAAGAGAGGCTAGACGATTACAACAAACAGTGCTGGGTGCAATTAACTATGGTTTGTGTGATAAGAAACATACTAGACAGCTTGCTATTCATAAGTTATCACAGAATACCTCAGCTACTGGACTTCGTGGCGACCTGCGTTCAGTGACTTTTGGACTTCCTTTTGGGGTCCTAGTTGCCATATTTGGAGAGGATACTGAAGCAGGATTTGATCCAGATGTCTTGGCAGTTTTAGGTGTTGCTGGAGATTTTCTTTGAGGCACTTCCAAAGAGCCACTTCTGTTCTCCAATAAGAAAGgcagttaaaaataaaaaaaagacatGCATGGAAGGTTAAAAGAAAGGACAAGTTGCTGCTACTGACGGCAAAAACTGATCAAGAACAAGAGCTAAAGAGGAGAAAATAATGAAAGGATATTAACTGGCTATAAGTACTTATATAACGGGGCTAAAGTAAGAAAGTGAACTAGTTTGATACTAATTTTGTTTCAACATATCTGTACCCAATTAAGGACAATTCACACAAGCATTTGCCACTATCTCTTAGATATATTGTAAATTGACTCTCCTAGTTCATAGTTCAAGCATTTTTCAAAGCAATACTTTCTTTAGATTTGTTCTACTTCCTTTTAGATACAAAAAGAGCTATACAATTTAGGCAGGGGAAAATAGACAAGACTtataaatcaaaatttcaatttaccTGAGGTCTCTAAATTTTCTTGTGAAGAATAGAGTGAATTGAAGACTAAAATAGATTATCAGAAGACAACAGAATCAAGCAAATAAATGGTAACCTTACTTTGCTTTTGGAGTCTGCATCTTCGTTTACTAGTTGGTGAAAGTGCTGTCCTTTCAAATCCAGTGACCCACAACACCTGCACTATTTCAGAGAACTCTTTGTATGAGGAAGAAACATAAAGcaaaatttcatatatatagatatgtatGAATTACGAAGCCACAAGAGTAGTAGGGTTCATAAAGCAAGGTCACCTTAGATCCGTATTTAGTACACCATTTAACTAACAAACAACACACCTGCCTTAAAAGAAAGCTTACAGAAACTACCACCACTACCACCAACCAAAGCTCAACCATATTAAAAAGGAAAAGTATAGGAAAGCTGCATCTGCAAGATTCATTGAGTATCATGAAGCAAACTATGTAGCAACCTTTTTCAATCCCCTTTCTCCTTTTCCCTCCTTTTTACTCTGTGCCATACTATGTTGCAAacacatgatttttttttggaatgaaAGCCAACAATGGGCCAACGCCAATTAGTAAATGACAAAAGTGACCACATAGGGTTGCTCTTGCTCATGACAAAAACAGGGTCTTTATGTGAATAATTAATTGGGTGTGGGGCATTGAAACACATTTTTGTTGAGTTGATGAAACCCAAGTGTTCCTTAATTAACACTTTGCTaactaaaaaaaacaaaaacatgatATTTCTTCAAAATGCATCAATACATAAGCAAATAAAATTTCAAGTGTTCTTCAATGTTCCTTTTTGCTATATTGGAAAATACCGCCGCACTTTCATAGATAATGAAAGACGAGCATCACAGAACAAATATATAATGAAATGCTTAGATCTACTGGATTTGTATGACGGATCTAAAGCAAATTTAGCAATTGAACAGCTTTACGAGAAACTGTGAAAACAGAGTcttatgccaaaaaaaaaaaaaaaaaactctgttTTGTTGAACCTTGAACcaaaacatgaaaagaaaagaacttcAACTCTTCTTCTCCAGTAACACTCAAAACCAAAGGGTGCTTGGAAACCAAAAATGGCAAAGCAAGAGCCTTTCAGCTCAACCACCACATGTTTATTCAATATGTTACCCAAAACTTCAAATTAGAACAACAAAAGGATCATATAAGGACCAAACAAACCCAAAGGAACCCAGAAGCTGAAACTGATCACAAGCTACTTTAAACCCAGAAAGCATAACACAGTGTgaacagacaaaaaaaaaaggaggttgGTATAAAATGAGAAACACTCCAGAATGACAAGGAGGTCTTACCAGAAAGATCTAGACACAGAGCTCAGGCGGCTGTACCTCTGCTTTGCTAGTAGTAATAAACCTAGACCAATTGATATGGGGTACTGTGTTAAAGTTCACCAAGTGTTGTCAAACAGCTAGAGGACCTAAAGTTTTGAGCtctgagaaagaaaagaaaaaggtcaGTGGGTTTTGTCTCTTGTTTGTGTTTTAGCATTGGGAGGGTTTGGTCTTGTATTGTAGGTTCTtgggtttctttctttctatgcTCAATTCCCAAGTGAGTGAGTAAGAGAGTCCTTTCTCTTCTCAGGTCTTTGCTTTTGTCAGTGGTGAAGGGAAGTGAGAAACAGAGCAAAGCAATAGCTAAAATGGCTTTTATTATTATTCAGAGCATAAATGAGAGCTCTTATTACTCAAAAGCCTATGTGACTCTCTCTGTCTCTAACGCTCCAAATCACATGGGGTATGGTGGTGGGTCTGTGTATGTGATTTCTACAgctaccaaatttttttttttttttttttgtgggtgaATAGCAAGCTCAGTGTGCCGAGCTCTCATCCAAGCTCTCATCCGAGCTCagtctaaattttttttttggacttgctttgattatttattatttagttGCTGCTTATTAAACTAATCCCAATTAATCTGTTCCTATTAGGCCTGCCTTGGGGTcttaattttctttgttttcggtGCAATAGGAATCCTCATATGGTGGGTTAAGATACTGCTGTCCACACTACACTTTGTTGTGTTTTGAATCAATAACAGAATGATTAACAGAAACTCTTGTCCTCATTAACACTATGGTATTCAATATGGTATTATGGTAGAAGGATTAACTTCATTTAATTTTCATATCAATATAAGAGTTCAACTATGGTCtttttctttatcttttctTTAAATGTTATGTTTTTTTCGATTGAGATATAGGTATGTGCAACGCGCGCACTAACGCATACATAAATTTACTTTAAAAGTTTAATTATTTAATAACACGAAAGATGATGTTCGATGTAATATATTAAGGAGATTGATGTAATCAATTAACTATATTTTTTCAATCCAAAGGAGAAAATTTTGTAAAGTTACTAATAATAACATGTCTATTTTATTCAAATtaaatctctttttttttttttagtctgaCATTAAAATTAAATCTCAGGTTAATACTTGAGATATTTGTAGCAGTCAATTTTTCACCCACATGAACAGTTAAACATTCACTCACACACATGTAAGATTGCCCAAACCAAAAGCCATTACAGGGCATTACTTACTTAAAATGACAGAGAGTTGAAGTTGTCTCTCAAGGCCACGTTTTAAATTGGAAGTTCATTGAATGAAGCATCCGTCACACATCTACCTCTTACAGCTAGTTTGCACAATCTTAGGGCTTTGTTAATGCTTCTGTTTTGCTTCATTGATATTATACAGAGGCTTCTTTGCACCGACCAATGTGCAGATCCCAGTTTCGTTGATCCCCAGTTTTTTCCTTGAACCTTAACTGCCCCTTGACTAAGGACTCAATACAGCGTCAATCTAACTGATATCTAACAATGGGAACTGATTAGACATAGCTTCTAGCTTCAATAATGGGTCAAGGTCATATTATCAAGCTTTCCCGTTAATCATGGCATGTGCTAGAAGCCCTTGACTTGGGTTTACAGGACAGTGGTAATGGTAGGTAAGATAATGAAGATAAAATAGGACACTTAGTAATGAGCTAGGGGCCTGGGATTCATGGGGTCCTCCCAAAACTGCACCTTTGAAACTAAGATGAGACAAAAAGAACAAATAGCACCATCAAAAGGAGACTCGAGGATGGCTTTGTCAAGCTTGAGCAGTTTTTTAGAAGCAATGTATGTGTCTATTAGAGGAAAAGTACATTATGCAAGACCATCTATATATGTTTAGGTGTATGGTTTATGGCTACTCCATGCATTCATACCTTTTAAGTTTATATTTAACATATTATGTGGCAAACTATATAATATGTCAAATTGTCCATAATGTGCCAGCGGCACATTTCTTGATAGCTCAAGTATTTGGAGCTACTGAATATACCATGTTATCAGAGCTTTATTGCAAGAGTTTCTCCATTCGATTTCGCCGATCTCTCTATTCTTAGTTTGTTGTCGATTAGCAAGGTGCAATAGAGTGGAGATGCACCTAATCTATTTGTATTTCACGTGAGAAGTGTTAAGTTGAGTTTTCAACGTTGCTGTTCTATGGTTAGTCAGTTGAACAGCAATATACGAAATCAAGTGGAGGATTCACTGTAGTGTAAAACACTAACCTCACAACTAGTGTGAAACTCTTCTGTTGGATTATCCTACTGTATATAAAAGAGTAATCGCATTAAACCCGTTAACTGTGACATTAGTACAACATCATTAAagattttttatatttctgaaaAGTAAATATTCTCTCTAATAATCTGAAGTGATAAGTTGGTAACACAATATGTTACACTTGTTTGCCTCTCTACTTTGTGTGCAAAGAAAGCAAGTTAGTATTTGAATATATAGCTTATAATGCTTGATCATTTTCTAGGAAGGCAAAGCAACTAGCAGAAGCAATACCCTTTTACAAGCAATGGAAAAAGTCACACTCATTGCTGAAACTGAAAGTGCATTGGAAAGTATTCAATAGCTAATCAGTTgctgttgaattgtgttgtttcaCTTGTTCAAAACCTACTGGTCCACAACTACTAGAATATCAAAGATTGGCATCCAATTAATTAGTTGGAGCTACAATTTATATATAAACAAAAGAGAGAGATCTTTGTCTCCAGATTACACCATTCTTTAAAATTGCTCTAGAAAATAATGGCCTGCTTAACTGACAGGCTTGCCTATGGTCCAGGGAATATGCATAATTATTAGGTCCATATTATTCACGCCATTTTCAAAGGTCAAGATTCGGGCGTGCTAAATATGATCATATGGGCCATTCTATTCATATGAAACCCTTTGTATAGAGCTtgttctagctagctagcttagtAACATGGATGTTCAACAGCCACAAAGCTTATTCGGGTCCAAGTTCGAGCCCGTTTAATCCGGCTTTTGTGGAACATAGTTCGAGCccgaatttatattattttttaaataaatattaaatagtttaattgtatttataaattacataaaataacttaaaagaaatgttttaaattatagagagcctcatctcgctctctatatttaggagcgagatagctaaaagttataatagagagccacttaggagtctggtgcagctgctaaaatagataaaaagctaaacatactctccaaaatagctaaggagtcacaatagagagtctgctaaagatgcatctttagcaatgctagccatttttgagtcaaattttagctaaagtagctaaaaagttattagctagccactttagaattacgtctgcatcaatgctctcaattttagctaattttgaatttatattattttttaaatgaatattaaatagtttaaatgtatttataaattacataaaataacttaaaatgaatgttttaaattataaagagcctcatcttgctctctatatttaggagcgagatagctaaagtataatagagagtcacttaggagtctggtgcagctgctaaaatagataaaaagctaaacatgctctccaaaatagctaaggagtcaaaatagagagtctgctaaagatgctcttactaGAGATAAGATTATTTCtaattagggctaaatactgattactaccctgtagtttgggtccaaaatcaattcagtccctgaacttctaatttcatcaagaactaCCCTgtagtgtgtgtatatatacctCTCAAAACGATTCCAACAAAAAACAAAGTCCTTAATCTTCAATAATGGTTTGGTAGCTGGCATGGGGATCCTGGGAGGCTGGGATTCATtcatgaaaattaaaattacgaGAAAAATTATAAAAGCAAAGAGGTAGATCTACATGTCTGTCACTTTTGAACCAAAATAAGATGTAATTAACAATATTCTTACTACATACAACTGAACATAAGCCAATCCGATCCAAAAGAAATGTAAACTAATTAATTACTGAAGCAAGATACAAACTGCATATATAATTCCTGGTATATAACCGCACAGCGTCAGCAACAAACAGATCCAAAACTCCACCTGCAATTTAAACGTATAAACAGGATGAAGCTTATATATAATtaccagaaagaagaagaaaacgagAAGGACGTAGTTTGGGATTTTGGTTATTTACCCCACAGCCATAGCGGATGACGACGCCGAGTGGTGGAAGCAATATGGCGAGGAGGATTTCACAGCACGTCGCGCATGCGCCCATGATTACAAGCTCAGCAGTCTGCTctgatcagagagagagagagagagagaaactgggcAAATTAGTTGTTGAACAGAACTGGGTTCCAGCAGAAATGGGATCGTTGGGACTAGAGGCATGCACGTAGCTAGCATGCCAGTAATACACGTGTCTTGTAGTCCGGCGACCTTACATTTGTAAGGCCAGTGACACTTTGGTTTTCCAAGTTGTTGTTTTGGGTAGAGGCGTAGAGCTAATGCAAGTATGCAACTCTCACCAAAAGAAACTAAAACTCGGACAAGGCCACCCAACAATCGGGGTTTCGTTTCGTCCAGCACAGAAGCGAAAATCTCTATGACTGTTGAATCACTTATGTCAGGTCTGGCATTAGAGAAAGGTTTGAATGAGGCTGTCAAAAAAATTTATTAGTCTGACTGTTTAATTAGAGATTGacataaagagaagaaacaaAAACGTACATGTCATATATctttataaaaaattaattgataTATCTCCATTTATTTAAAACTTATTCACATGACGATAAGAGAGTTGTCAGTCAGATAAATCTGTTGATTAGGCGGTTTGCTTGAATCATACGATAGATGGTAACTATAATTTTACACATTTATTTGGCGCTTTATCGATTTGTCTCGTTTCATGTGTGACAATGGTGTTAGAGTTCATATACTTtttgtttaaaaaaagaaatgatAGTCAAGTTTCTTTACTAGCTAAACTATGATTGCATTTATTATATATCATACCCACCCAATTATCAATCTCCTCGTGTTATAGTCTTATAGACATATCATCTTCAATTTAACCCAAGCCTAGTTCGAATTCTGGCTTGGTCACTTACTTCACTAACAATCTAACATGAAAACAAGCTTCGCTTATACATACGCAATCGACACTTCGACAGTACTAGCTACAAAAAAAGTGTAGCACATCCAAGTGATCCAACTTTTAAAATAACCTAATCCAAAAAAGGATTTTGTAGCCATAAAGAATGGAATGCATGCGAGTAATTTGGCATTTATACGAATAAACTTGACTTGCAATTGCTAATAAAGAGCAATTAGTGCTCCAATCTTTTTTACCCTTTATAAATTGGGTTGATTTGAGTTGATGGACTTGGATCCAATTAACTTTGTTTTTGGTCGAATATTCTCTTGTAGATAAACGTGAATTCATATGGGGACGAAGATATGGCAAATCCGTACGGCCTTATTAACATTAAAATTTGGCACCCAAAATTCAAGCAATTAGATGAGCAAGTTTCCAATCTTTGCATTGAAGTTGACGAAATTATAGGACAAAATTTTGGATTCTGAGTTTCTTATCTCTCTGATTTTTAAGCATCAGCACAAATGGTCTCTCTCTTCAAAACCAAAGAAGCCATGTTTGAAAGGTGCCTTATAGCAGCTTCTTTGGCAGCTTTGGTTTGCCACCCAAGTTCCACCATAAAATGCTTCAAACCCAAGCCAAGATCCCCAGAAGAAGACAACCTCAAAGACTCAAAACGACACTACTCGTCTCCACCAAAAGACCAAAAACGACTTTTCaaggaagaggaggaagaagtaGTAGTACTGCCTTCAAAACCCCAGAAAAACCTCCATACCTATCATGCAAGTAGTTCTTCTTCAGAacgtaagaagaagaagaaacccaTCAAGGCGGTTTCGGAGCTGGTTGAGAAAGACCGCCCATCAGTTGGGATTGTGGAGAGTATTGTGAGATCAGGATGGGTTAGTAGTGACGAAGGCCTCAAGATTGAGAAGGTGTTGAGGGTGAATCATAGTAAAAATGTGCTTCGAAGTTTCGAAGAGTACAGAGAAGACGTGAAAGCTACCTACAAAAAGGGTAGGATTTTAAAGAAGATAGAGAGGTTGGTGGTTGATGGGAATGAGCTTTTGCAATTCCATGGTGCCACAGTTGCTTGCTCTCTAGGCATCAATGGGGACACTAGAATTTGTCAAATGAAATGCTGCCAAGTCTGCAGAATGATAGCTTCAAAGTTTTCGGGCAATGATGGGACAATGTCATTTTTCGGGACCAGCTGGAGGGCGCATCAGAAGGTGAACGGGGAGTGCTTGAAGAAAAGGGAGTGCGCAAGGAAGGCTATGGTGATATGTAGAGTGATTGCAGGTCGAATTGCTCATTTTCATGCACATGGACTCATGGATAATGATGGTGGTGAGTTTGATTCTGTGATGGCATGGACTGGGGATCAGTTTAGCGATTCAAGAGAGCTCTTGATTTTGAATTCGGAGGCTGTTCTTCCTTGCTTTGTGATCATATACAAGGTCGAAAAACCTTCATGATTCAGAAGACGAATTTCAATCTGTTTTTATTAAAGACATTCCCTTGAGCAAAGATAGGTTTACATGCAATAATTCCCTATCTTCATTTTCGGCTTATATAGACCTTGCGGTAATGAGTTAATGAGTTTCTTTTATCTTTACGAAGCAATGTATTACATTAGAAATGGAAACATTAGAGATCCGATAATATGGTCAGAATACAGATTATCACTGAATCAAGCATGTCATACATAATCTTCTTTGAAATGAATGATTTACTGCTTAACTAAACACGTCAACACGGTGCAAACAGACGACTACCCAAGAGACAAAAATTAGGATTCCATCCTTCTTAAACTACGCGAACTTAAACAGGCAGGCGGTAGTTTCTCTCATTTTGTATTTTGTGGCTGGCTGGCAATGAGTGTATGTTGAATACCAACTGGCAATTGTGAGATGAAGACTCCAGTCTTCATGTCACAATCAGTATTCTTTTTTACCGTCAATGCCAAAGCCCTCCTAGCTGCTTATCTGCTACTCGATCACTAAACTCAAGATCTCGGCAGAACTTACGTCGACTGAAACTGACATGATTGCCAATGATATTTACTTCAAAGCCTGATTGTTCTGCAATTTAGCATGCTTGAAATTTGAATCAGTTATCTCAGAAAGTTGGATATGAAAACAGAGTTTAATCTAATAAAGCTGATTCATTATCACATGTTTGATATCTAAGGTGGTTCTACCTTGCTAGCATTTGATGGAAGCAAGGTGGAACCTGATACCCATTTTAAGAGTGCATCAAATTCGAAAGGACAACAATCAATCAATCATTCAATCCTCATTTTAATACACAAATTCTGCATTAGACTAAATTTGGATACTTGAAGGAGAAGTACACCATGTGCAAGTTAAAGAGAACATGATCCTTTATAGCATAAAAGCTAGATCAATATTAGAAAGTACACCATGTGGTTGAGGCGTTGAGTTCACCACATTTAAAAATCTAAACTAATCACAAGCTAATACTCaggatctcttttttttttttttttttataataccAATTGCCTACTTTGCATAATGAAATCAACTATTCTTTTTATCTCATGGGACAATAATATTAATGGAAGTCAATGATACTCTGGAAGCTATAACATGACATATTCTGACAATCAATATAAGGAGACGAAGATCACCTGAGCTGCAATGATTATGTTTGAGATCACGAACCCAAGTTTCTTGAAGTCAGTTTGTCCCCATGCAAGGTAATCTTCCAGCAATCAACTTGAAatacaaaaacagaaaaccttTTTGGCACCACTGCATATATACCCCAAACAGAAGTATAAAATAAATCTATCAGCATCAACAATATTAATTAACAACACGAAAGGACAGTTATCACTCATCATTTTATACCAAATATAAAAGAAACTTGATGGATAAACTCATTGATAATGTAGAAGAAACTCATGCAAGAGAAAGAAGTAAAACAATtacaatatataaataaactcAGTCCAAGAGAACTTTTCTTTTGCAAGATGTAAAGCCACACCCAACTACACAAAACATAATGCAAAGAGCCATACTGCATTATGAACATACCCCAGCCTTTCCACCCCACAACATGCAGATGGGCATGCTTAACTTCCTTACAAGGTTATATATCCAAGGGTTTTATCAGATACAGCCAAATTAATTTGAAGTTTGAAATAGCAGCAGAATTACCTCGGAATTGATCATCTTCTGTAATTATGCCAAATGTTTCTGCTGTTTCACGAATCATGATACCACTCACTCCAGTGTAGGAAGTTACTTTACAGTCAACAACTGCCGGAAAAAGTAACTATAGTGAGTATCAACacactgagagagagagagcaaactACTGCCTTAGTTAAGATTGTACAAGAAATCAAGAATCAGGCCAGACATTTCAAATAGCAGTCAACATTTCAATGAGCCATGGCAGAATATTCATATGGAAGATGATAAGTATTTATCTTGTGCCATTAAGAACATAACAACAAAATAATCTTGCCCCAAGGGTTAGGTTAAAGTTCTAAATATAATCTTCCTGAAACTTGATGGATCATAATTTCCACTATGGTGATGTTTGGACATGTTGACCTTTCGACTTAGATATGGCATAAAGGTCCTTTACATGTGGTGTCCAAATAAAGTACAAGCCTGATTAGAGGTGTGTAAACAAAAGTATGCATGAAGTTTACATCCTTGACAAGCGAAAAGCTAATAAAAGTATTCATTGGTACTCCTTgttaaagaaaagaatgaagCATATTTGACCTGAAATAATAGCACCATGTAGATCTGCACTAAGAAGAGACTGAGCCAACTGCGTTTTCCTACGTGATTAAATTAAATTATGGTGACATAACCAAACACTAAAAATTAAGCACAAATATGTAAATATACAAGATACTGATGAAGAACAAGACATTCTTACCCAGTAGTTTTAAGAAGTTGTGTAATATAGCCTTTCCACATCTCATACATTGGCTTAAATTTATCATAGCTGCATCCAAAGATATATTTGTGAGCTAACCATTGAAAAATAAGACATACGGAATTGTATAAATCATATTATCACAGAATACATCTCTCCAGCAACTTAAAAGGAAATAGAGTACTACTCAGAGGTTAAAGAAGCGATTGCAGTTTGAACCTTTAGATTTTCGCTTGATCAAATTGCCTGAGCTatcaatatttttatttattctttggACAGCAAAATACGCATTTACAATTTTACTACTCATAAATCAGCAAAaccacagaaaaaaaaaaatcaaaaatgtaTATGCTGAGAAATTTTAAGCTCACCTATGGAGCTCCCGAGGCAAATCAAACAATCCATTCTTCTTTTGCTGTTTCATCAACATACGCTTCCTAGACCGCTTTGAATTACTCTGCAATGCCCTGGCACGGGAGCCAGAACCGCCACGCCGTTGCACATAATTATCAAGGAGGATCCAATTGTCAATCCTCTTGCTTCTTGATCCTTGCATATACTTCAGAGCAGAGTCGCCACTCTGAAGAAGCTCGTGCAATACATTATCGACTTTACTTTCTTTTCTACCAGAGACCTACATTTCAAAATGGAAATACAAAGCCTGCAAGTTAAAGCAACTACCTTTTActtcaattcacaaaataacCGAGCAAGTACCTCAACATTACTAGCTGTGAGTAGATTCTCATGTATAGGCTGAGAGAGTTTTGCATATGTTGGACCGCTTTCGTCGATATCTTCATAAAATTTCAAGTAACCAAATTCACACAGTTACTACTATTTTCTCAAATCAGATTGAAGTATCAAACATAAGCTTATATACACAAAACTTAAACTGAAACAGTACCTTGTGAATTCACATAACCAGCAAAGGTGAAATTCCCTGTCAAAAAGCCACAAAACGAAGTAAAATTAATCAGAATCaactaaaacaaaaaatcaaaccCCATAATTGCAGTGAAAAAAGCAAAATTTAACCTTTCTTCGATGGAGTTGCGGATGATGCATTAGCTAAATTTGGTGAAGAATCAACGGCTGAAGAATTAGCAGTATGCGGTTTCTTTCCAGCTCCTTCGGTTTTCAATCTCTTTGTGTTCTTCGTTTGGTGTAAATCAAGTTCGGCTTGAGCAGCCTCGAACCTTCGCTCCAATGCCTGCAAAGTGCGCTGCCGTTGATCCTGAGCCACTGGCTCACCAGCCATGGCAGCTACACAAGAAAAGCAAAGCCTTTGGGGAATTTTATCGAACAGCTTCAGAAACCAGAATCTTGAGCGGCGCGCGCGAAGAAGACGACGTTCAGTGTTGCAAAAACGCACCGTTTGGTTTAAGATTAGGGCTCTTATGAGTTTGCCACTGTTTATGACCAGTATTTACCGATCACCCTCGGACCATAATCAACAATTCTAACCTAGCTTTCGAAATTGAACAAACAGTTCACCACTACCAAGGATTAGCAGGGAATCTTTTAAGCTGATCTTTAAACGAAATTTCGGCAAATGGGTTTTCAATTTCACAACTTTAGCATTAATTGGCTAAAATCATATACACAGCATCGCAGATTAAAAATCAATTACAACTAAAACCTAGAATTCTTGAACAAAAATCAACACTGATGCAAACCCAActcatatatttcaaaattacgAAGAGGGGGATAGTCCCTTAGAAGATTGATCACCAGTGATTGCATATCCTGTTAGCTTCATCAGATGCAAGAGCCATGGCCATTCAGATACCAAGCCTGCAATTCCGAAAACCTTGAAGACGAAGCAAATTAGGGAAGAAATCGAAGACAATTACGCAAAAGAAATAAGATTTAGGAGAAAAAGGAAATGAATTTAGGGTTGAAAGATTACCCGAAAGCTAAAGGGAGCTGTCCTCTTTCCTCATtcatttaataattttttttacaccctcctttttgtttccttttttttttttttttttactatctCATTTCAGCTTAATCGCTGTATCTTGAGATAATCCTACGTCCAA
This region includes:
- the LOC133722855 gene encoding uncharacterized protein LOC133722855 — its product is MVSLFKTKEAMFERCLIAASLAALVCHPSSTIKCFKPKPRSPEEDNLKDSKRHYSSPPKDQKRLFKEEEEEVVVLPSKPQKNLHTYHASSSSSERKKKKKPIKAVSELVEKDRPSVGIVESIVRSGWVSSDEGLKIEKVLRVNHSKNVLRSFEEYREDVKATYKKGRILKKIERLVVDGNELLQFHGATVACSLGINGDTRICQMKCCQVCRMIASKFSGNDGTMSFFGTSWRAHQKVNGECLKKRECARKAMVICRVIAGRIAHFHAHGLMDNDGGEFDSVMAWTGDQFSDSRELLILNSEAVLPCFVIIYKVEKPS
- the LOC133721536 gene encoding ribonuclease MRP protein subunit POP4: MAGEPVAQDQRQRTLQALERRFEAAQAELDLHQTKNTKRLKTEGAGKKPHTANSSAVDSSPNLANASSATPSKKGNFTFAGYVNSQDIDESGPTYAKLSQPIHENLLTASNVEVSGRKESKVDNVLHELLQSGDSALKYMQGSRSKRIDNWILLDNYVQRRGGSGSRARALQSNSKRSRKRMLMKQQKKNGLFDLPRELHSYDKFKPMYEMWKGYITQLLKTTGKTQLAQSLLSADLHGAIISVVDCKVTSYTGVSGIMIRETAETFGIITEDDQFRVVPKRFSVFVFQVDCWKITLHGDKLTSRNLGS
- the LOC133722885 gene encoding low temperature-induced protein lt101.2-like, whose amino-acid sequence is MGACATCCEILLAILLPPLGVVIRYGCGVEFWICLLLTLCGYIPGIIYAVCILLQ